One window of the Sphaerochaeta associata genome contains the following:
- a CDS encoding nucleotidyltransferase substrate binding protein translates to MEEQQGIRWNQRLPNYNRALDQLDAAVSLANQRLLSTLEQYGVVHCFENTHELGWNVLRDYLKDQGTQQLYGSKDTVREAFAVGLIEDGETWMEMIRDRNLSSHTYNIAVVNAIVGGKTP, encoded by the coding sequence ATGGAAGAACAGCAAGGTATCCGTTGGAATCAGCGTCTACCAAATTACAATCGGGCTCTCGACCAATTGGATGCTGCCGTCTCACTGGCAAACCAAAGACTTCTGAGTACATTGGAACAATACGGAGTTGTTCACTGTTTTGAAAACACCCATGAATTGGGTTGGAATGTTCTCCGTGATTATCTTAAAGATCAGGGAACTCAACAACTTTATGGCTCAAAAGACACGGTTCGAGAAGCTTTTGCCGTTGGTCTGATTGAAGACGGGGAAACTTGGATGGAGATGATACGTGATCGCAACCTGAGCAGCCATACCTACAATATTGCAGTGGTTAATGCAATTGTAGGGGGAAAAACTCCTTGA